The window CATCATTATTAACAAACTTACTCattggcaaataaataaataaatcaccctTGTAAAAGCAGGATAACACCCAATATCACAAAGCTCAATTTCATGTCAAACTCTTCAATAAAACATTGAGTTCACTGTGTTCAAATGAGCTCCACAGTCTCCAAATCTCAGTCCAGTTGAGCATCTTTGGGACGTAGTAGAAAGGATTATGGATGCAGACAAAAGGATTATGGatgctgacaaatctgcagcaactgcgtGATGCTTTTATGTCCgtatggatcaaaatctgaatAAGGtctccagcaccttgttgaatctgtgccataaAGAATTATGTCAGTTGTGAAGGCAAAGGAGTGTCCAACCCAGTGCTagtaaggtgtacctaataaagtaaCTAGTGAGCACGAGATAAAACTGCAGCAAATTCTTAAAAATCTGGAACTGAttgcaaattatttaaattattgaGCTGTTAAAAGTGGCTTACATTGAATTCCCCTTTTCTTTTATATAATATACATgattttattgcacttattgCACTTTACTGCATATATATTGCACTGTTGGTTGTTGAACATCTCCATTAAGAATAGGTGagtctgaaaaatatttgtaaCACAGGACACATTTGCACAGATTTTATGCACCCGGTGTGTAAAGGCCTTTAATCATAATAACCAgcctttgtttttgtattattttattgatTCATTGTTTCAACTCTAAACTCCCGTAGTTTAATATTTTCAGACGTCCAACTGGACTAAATTAACTTTATTCAACTGGCAAAAACTCGTACATGTGTCACGTCACATATCGCTGCCAAGAGTTGCTGTTAGAATTGTTTAGCTCGACTTTCAGCTCAGATAAAGACGTAATGTCCGATTAACACAATCAGTGTTAAAACCATGAGATAAAaccatcagatttttttaaaaattgtctcATTGcatcagtttcatgttttattattaaatttttttGAGCAAGCACAGAAAGGCTAGAACAATTAatttacaatgaaaataaaacagaaaaggcaGCACATTTGAGAAATAgaagtttttgtgtttacttggcCAGTAAGCTCATCAAtgcactgatttaaaaacaaaaaaacccctcagtTATATTTGTTAACCAGCCAGTCACCTAACTGCTAGTTAAACAGAAGAGtattcaaatatttatttaatgtttataAAAATGAACCAGTTACAGCTTTTTATATGTGACCAGTTTACTGTTTTAAATGTGCCATAAGCTGAATATCTGTAAGGTTACTACTCTTTGGTTGACATGACTACAGAGATCTTGGAGATTTGCGGAAAACGATCGcaaacttgtttttaaaaacacacacacacacacacacacacacacacacacacacacacacacacacacaggaacattttgtggaaCAGTTTAAACTTAGAATAAGTTGCTTATCTGTGGACTtttattttctaaatgtatGCTGTGGAGTATGACCTAGCTGACCTGTTACCACAGCTCATTGGGCACCTTGATAGAAAAAGCTCAGGTGTAAACAATAACAGCCCGTGAATTAGGCCAGGCATGAGTAAGCACAGGGACATTTGTTTGTGTTCTTTAAAGGAGCAGAGAGTAGGTTTTGTCTGACAGGTTGTCATTTTCTGTGTATATCAGTCTCACTAAACACGTTTGCACACACCCTCAGAGGTGTGTTAGCATTTGAATTCTTTGACATGAAGACACTTTGTAAATGCCTCTaggcatttttttcccccaaaatcgGCATAAGCAGGCAAAACTGCTTATGCTCAGGTTTCCTTGTCTGTGCAGTTGGAGAGCGATGACGCATCTTTTTGCCTTGCTTAACAGGGGGTTTGACAGGAGAGTGTAGCCTCTGGAAAGATAAAGGGGATCTCTGTGTCTATTTCTATAGCTGCTTTTACCTAGACTGGTGATGAAATGGGCAGCAACTCAAAATTCGAATTGAGATCTcatctgaagtttttttttttttttttgtttgtgttcccCACATCCTACACAAATAATGTAAGTAGAATGTGCAGGAGGACTCTTCCTGTAGATTCACAGGACTTTTCCTGCTCTGTCCTCACACAGACTTTGCACTAGTTAAACTCCCTTTGAAGGCTAATCCAGCTGAGTAAGACACTTACATTTTCACTACTAGATAGTGCCGACAAGCGTCCAAGACTGCAGAGCATGTGTGATGTGCAGTGCAGATGACtctgtatgtgtatatacaaGTTTATTAGGCAAGCCAAGCTTAAAGCTATTCAGCAGCCCTGCTATGAGTCTCAAtctctgttatacttttttatcTTTCAATAAAGTGCTGAACCATTGTGAGCTCATTTGAGTGGCTGTAGTTTGTGGTGGAGCTTTCACTGTGTTGTAATCGAAAGTGTGTCAGATAATTTGTCTGTTCCATTTCTGTCATTTAAGTAAGGTTGTGAGTTAAAAGAGCAGCTAGAAACTATCCTCATAACAGTCCAAAGAAATTCCACTTATTGTAGATAAGATGGCATAGATGGCTCAGAGGACCTGTAagtgttttatatgtgaatgaAGACAACCTTGTGTATTATTCCTCTTAGGCTTTAACAGGTTTTTTTAAGTATAGTTCAAAAATGTTTGACATTACATAGTAATGTGCTAGTTGTATCAAACACAGCAGCTTTGACAAGCTTGTAAACTCTTGTTGAAGTTGCCTTTCATTCTGAAAACAGTTATATACAATTAAAGtgatttaacaaaacaaatgacaaaGCTCTGTTCTCGCAGAGTAGAGGGCTTCGGGTTTGTGTGAGTTCAGTTTGAACGGTGTGATGTGGGTTTTTCATaatctttctttttgtcttatGAAACATTGTCTTCTCTTTTGGTTTGCTTCACAGTGGCCTGGCAGTACATGGTGGCTCACTGAGGAGGAAGGGGGAAGTCCCAGTGGCTTTTGGTTGGTGGGCTCTGCCCTTGGTTGCCACAGTAATAGGCGACCATGCCAGGAGGTCGCAGGGGTCCCAGCAGACAGCAGCTAAGTCGCTCCGCTCTGCCGTCCCTGCAGACTCTGGTTGGAGGAAACGTTGGGAATGGTACAGGCCTCAGGAACAGGTATGCACACAGAGAGCCTCTCAGTTCTGTCAGGATGCAGTAATAAAGAGATTTTGACTCATTTCTGTATTTAAAGCAGGACTGATTAAGAAATTCTGAGCCaattcacaaataaaaaaataaaaattttttttcttatattatgcCAACTTTCTGTGTGAGGTGAAAGTCAGAAGTCTGATGATACATGAGTCACTTTCATCTAAATGAGACATTTATTGTGATTTATCACACCGTCTTTTAACCTGTGATGACTTTGAAGCATCAACGTTCAGGAGGAAGCCCTGCATGATTCACCCATAGCAGTCAAAGCAGTCAACATCAGCCAGTGTCTGCATATGCAGATTATTCAGCTGGCGTATTGTTGCATCCctaccacaaaaaaaaacaacaactttaaacTGAGTTTATTTTAAGCCTCAGTTACACATCCCTactgacccccaccccaccccacgcCCCCAGTTACCAGTGGTTGCTAGGGAAGAAACTGATCAAGTATTACCTGACTAGTTGGTGATCACAAGGAGGTTAGAAGGAATGAGTTCACCTGGCTGACCAGTTGCCAGGGTGTTGTAGACTCGTCTCCACATCCCATTTTGTTTGAATACACACTTTgcagtagggctgggccatattgtaccgttcacggtaataccagTACAATGTTAggtaatgataagaaaatgaaaggtCGCGTTAGAATATgggtttgttttcatacgcataTGGCGGAAAAAGCACGGCGGCggcggagaatgagaagggcgaaagcggatcgttgaatgaaagggatgaaccagaattggtggtgtggaactggtttggtttttgtctGTCAGATGGCCaccaaagcacttttttttttgtagaacatgcaagcggaCCGTTGTCATTACCGTATTTTTCTGACTAAATGTCGCCcttaaaagcctttaattttctcaaaaatcaacagtgcaCCTTGTAATCTGGTGCGCCtcatgtatgaattctggttgtttactgacctcaaaccaaTGTGTCAAAAAATAACATACATAATATtattgtattgtgtgtgtataaggaccccaAAGAGTTAGAGACATgcttatgaagcagattttGAACTCAAGGCTATCAGTCACACAGCTGCaagagaattcagcattaataAATCAATGATATAGAAGTGgaagaagcaagaagaatgagttgttagacttatctgactgttttgtttcgcttaatgcgcttTATAATCccgtgcgccttatggtccgaaaaatatgtatttgacttatttatttggcacactgcatgttgcaaagcacctctttatttaatttttgtggatattatataTGGTTATGTTCAGGACATGTCAGcccatttccactggaaatgccttttggctaaactgtcagcaaggaatttgcatttgcattgttaattttttatatagctttaatgcatatAATAAACAGCCACTTGTTTAattgaaaatacattgatggttttttttttttttttttgcactaataaagttgtggagttgtaaagtattttgtctcccATCAATTATATTGTCAGTTATAtcattatcgcaaattttcaaatgtatattgtgatgaatatttttggccatattgccctACCCTACCTTGCAGTAGGTGTGACTTTTTAAACACACACCCAGATGTGTTTGAGTTTTTATAtacctctccctctctccctgtgttgtgtgctttctttttctcgTTTTGTCTCCAGGAGCAGTAACACGCTGGGTCTATCTGCTCCACCCATCTCAGCCCTCATTACTCCGGAGCCGGTCCGTCACTCGAGGATCCCCGAGCTCCCATTGGACAGCAGCCTGCTGTTTGAGTTCCTGCTTTTTCTCTATTTGCTGGTGGCCTTGTTTGTCCAGTACATAAACATCTACAGGACAGTGTGGTGGTACCCATACAGCCACCCCGCTGCCTCTACCTCGCTCGTAAGAACACTTGACACACTCTTTTCCCACCAGTTCCCTCAGTAGTCCTAAAAATAGGTCATCATTTCAGTTTtctgttattacatttttaaaattgtaaGTAAAACTACATCAGTATGTTCCTGTCTTTCCCCAACTCATAACGTACCACTTTCTTATTAAGAGGTTTAATGTAATAAGCAAAAATGTctctgtggagaaaaaaaaaaccctctagcTTTTTATCTCCCTACAACAGAACTTTCATTTAATGGACTACCACCTGGTTATCTTCATCACAGTAATGCTGGCCAGGAGGCTCGTTTGGACAATTGTTTCTGAGGTAAACACAGATTCTATCTCTGTAAGCAATCAGCAAGCACACTGTAGGGACCTGATCCCTCATGATGTCAGTGTGGCTGCCATGCTCTCTCTCATAACGGCGTGTTGTTCTGCTTCTGTCTCGCCCAGGTGTCTCAGAGCAGCGGGGGGTCTCTGCTGCGCTACGTGCTTTTAATCGCAGCTCGGCTAAGCCTGCTGACCCTGTGCGGCTGGGTGCTGTGCTGGACGCTGGTCAACCTCTGCAAGAACCACTCAGTGCTTAACCTCCTCTTCCTGGGATATCCGTGAGTGTTTGGTCCACTTCACTCTCTAAAGGCCAGCCTACCACTGAATAATTTGTCTCAAAGCAAAGTATTTCTAAATGTTTTGAATTATCTGGAGTGAAGCAGTCAAAGTCTGCTATCAGAGGCGCAATGCATGCAAATTGTAAAAAATGGGGATAATTTTTATATTTGGAATAGGGGTCAGTTGctttaaaagaaataacagaaactGGACTGTGCGGCTCCTGAATGAAGTATTGTAAAATTGTGCACAGGTTGTGTGGTGATCTGATAAGCGCTTTATCTGAAGTGCTTCCCACAAATGGTTGCCACAACTGTCAAATGAACATCGGTCAGCAGAACTTcaattgtctttttttcctgcttgctgtggcatcaaattcaaaaagacatttttctgtttggacTGTGTAAAAGTGAAAACCTTGCTCACATACACGGTTTATGAGATGGCTGGCAGCAGTGGAAAAAAATCCTAAACTTAAAAGCATTGGAAAAGGAATAATTTAGCTACTACACATTTTCTAGCGATTaaccagatttttttaaaggaaatgatTCAGATAGCTGTAAGGCTATGTGGACATGGTATTTACCATCTCAATTGTCATTCCATCCTGATCTGAAGGTAAAAAATGCTTTTGTGtcgtttatttgtttttcctccGCAGATTCGGTGTTTATGTCCCACTCTGCTGCTTCCATCAAGAGGGAGGGAAAAGCCAGGCGGCACCAGCCGACTGCGATTACACAGCTGACCACCAGCAGACCGACCTAACAGAAACCCCCTTCTTCCGACCACGCGACTTCCTCTTCCTGTTACGAGAGAACCTCAGAGAGCAGTTTTCTAGCCCCCCACACATGCCCACACACACCTGCCCGCCAcccacacactctcacacaccaGAGCTGATTCGAGCAGAGGTGGAGGAGCTGAAGAGCGACTTCAACCGGCGAATCAAGGAAGTGCTTTTCAACTCGCTCTTCAGCGCTTACTACGTAGCCTTTCTGCCCCTGTGCTTCGTAAAGGTGGGTGTTTCACTTAAGTCTCTTTCTCCGTTATAAATTCCCGACCTCGTGTTGCGTAGGGTTGCGTCTGGTTTCTTACTCGTTCTTCTTACTCCTACAGAGCACCCAGTACTATGACATGCGCTGGTCATGTGAGCATCTCATCATGGTGTGGATCAACGCATTCGTGATGCTGATGAGCCAGCTGCTGCCCCCCAGCTACTGCGACCTGCTTCATCGCTCGGCGGCTCACCTCGGCCGCTGGCAGAAGCTGGAGCACGGCTCATACAGTAACGCACCTCAGCACATGTGAGTGGCCCAGTGTACTTAAAAAGTCATTTCTAAACTTCTCTAATAGGTTATGTATAACTGTGCTGTTAATGTTTTGCAGGTGGTCAGAAAGCACCATTTGGCCTCAGGGGGTTTTAGTACGACATAGTCGAAGTCTGTATAAGGCGGTCGGTCCCTATAATGTGGCTCTCCCCTCTGATGTTTCCCATGCAAGATTTTATGTGAGTACCGGTGAATTTCCCATATTAACTACACTGATGTTCACCATTTTCTCTTCTGGTTTctaatgaattttttttttcaaatgtgttcagaaatgaggaaaaaacaaacaaaaaacatcagctCTGGTGGAACTGCCTTCCTTATTATGTAGTCACTGCTCTGTGCTGTTCAGCAGTGTCCCTCTTACACCAGTATTTGATTACTTGCAAGCAGTACAAGAGTACTAGCTTATCACCACTGAAGGGAGGTTGGGTACAGACACACTTAGAAATGCCACCCAAGCCTATTCATGATTCCTGGGAGACCTCCTCCCTCCTACTGAGGCATGTTTACTTTTGATTATGAAAATTCAGTGACAGAGTGTCACCAAGAGGTGGCGCTTTCCTCACAAAAACTTTGACTTGTGTTGATTTCTTGTACAAAACTTCATGGTATCGATCAAAGAGGAGATCTAAAATTGGTTCAACTTCAATTTTTCAGTTATTGTTTGCTGGGTGATTATTTTTTGCAGACTTCTGTTTGATCTGTGATTATGATCAACATTCAGCAGGTTAGTCTAGTGTTAACTCAGTCAATGTCTTTTAGGAGAAACATCActggtgtgtgtatatatataacatTTTCAGCTCCAGTGAATTCAAGCGCTTTATTTACATGTTGCCAAGGTAAATTACTGtattggagtgtgtgtgtgtgtgtgtgtgtgtgtgtctgtgcgtgagCGTGAGCGTGAACTGACCATAATTCTGATCAGCTGATTgggctttgtgtttgtgtgtgtgggcagtGATGATGTGTTTGGAAATAAGAGAAAGGACTGGCCACAGTACTCATAAACTAAGCACAACCtcatgctgcctttatggaaACGGGATATTAGAGCTTTACCAATAAAATTAGATTTTCCTACTTGTTTCTGCCGAGTGGATGAAATGAGATTTTTCTTCGTTTTTGCTGTTGAAACCAACAGTTTCTCCTGAGAAGACGCGGGGCTTCTCACAATTGTCTTGAATTTAAGAGCGATATTCTAGAAACTGTTTGTTTAATACAGTAGACCTGAATAAACTAAACTGACAAACTCTTTAAGTCTATCCATCAGGTAGAAATGACTTCTGCCACATTTTAagctgcacaaaaaaaaaaaataataatagagatggtattaaattgatttttacttttttggatTGTAACAGGCTtttgcactttgttttttttaaagatcattAACACAAAATACTGGATTCAAGAGGCCCATATAGCGTGTTCAGATCATGGTATGAATGTTTGGGCTGGGGTTTGAAAATCAAGCTGTTTGACTGGTTTGGACAGAAGGGTCCACAGTAACACTAATGATGGTTTGGGCTCTTACCTGCCAGCAAAAACAAGATTTGACATTACTGCTGCGTCCATCATGTAGCTCTTCACTGAGTCTTCACCCCAGATGTTTAGAACAGAGCTCCACGTGGCCCATTTCTAAACACAAGCTACTGCAACAAGTGAATAAAGTGAATAAAGTGCGAGTTTCCTCAGAGTGTTCAGACTGCCGGTACAGAAGCGCTGATGTATGGCACTTCTCACTCAGTGATAGGTGATAGAGTTGAGCTAGCATCTTTACTTTTCGCTGACTCTGAAGCCAAGCTTCAACAAATCATCAGCCTGTGGTGATGCCGACAAGCATTGCGGCAAAACGTGTGTGGCAACTCAGCCTCAGTTTAGTTGACAATTATAATGCAACTTTTTGTGCTTCTAGAGTGAACATGGCATAAGTTAGCAGGTTGCCACAGACTGCCTTTAAACGGATATTggagaagaaaaacatgcaGTAAGATGTGATCTTTAGTGGGATTCCCTGAAACAGTTGGATTCACACAGCGGTGAAGTGATTAGGAAGCTGCTCAGCGTCTGGTTGTGCCCAACATTTCTGAATATTTATTTACCGCCGCCTCCTCTGAGTGCCCTGGCTgtctcccacagtccacagcAGGTTAAGTTGCCTGTCACCCTAACCTGCGAAGTGTCCATACATGTGTACtcattcagtcttttttttgctttcccaCCCCACAAAGCTATAGCCAGTCCAGGACACTGTGACAGAAACCCACGCTCTCTCTCATTCACACGAGCAGCCAGTTTAAATTTAACAGTTAACCTTCCtgtctttggattgtgggaggaaACCTGTGCAGGCACGGTGTTAACAGGGGAACTCCAACCAGAAAGGCCCCTAGCGCTGTTGCCTCtagcttatttatttattttttaatctatgACACTCTGTCATTTTTTCTCCCCGTTCTTTGTCTGTTTGGCTTCCAGTTCCTGTTCCACAAGCCGTTGCGGATCTTGAACCTGCTGATCTGGATCGAGTCCAGCGTGGTTTTGTACCAGTTATACTCTCTGCTGCGCTCTGAGCGCTGGAACCACACATTGTCTCTGGGCCTTATTCTCTTCTGCAACTACTATGTCCTCTTCAAACTACTCCGAGACCGCATCGTGCTGGGCAAAGCCTATTCCTACCCTCTGTCCTCCAACAGTTTGGGGCTCAAGTCGCAGTAAAGACTCTGCACGGCGAGACCTCTGCTATAAACTCTGGACGCGGAGGCGAGACGGATGGAGGCCTGATGGAAGTGGAAGGCGCTTGGAGATTAAGGGACAGACTGTGAACTCAAATTGTGTTTTGATACGGTTCaatttttaatgcagtgtttATATATAGACCTATTTaaaagaatatttttattttgtatactATTTCGAGTTACACCGGGCATTACCACGCTCATGTCATTAGCATGTTGTGTTATGTTGTTGCTAGGCGACAGAGAAGTCAGGGAATGCCAGGAAGTGACTTTTCACCAAAGATATTTTAAGTGCAGACGGCCAATGGCGGTGCAGACTTTGCCTTTGACAGTCGGTTAAAACAGGCGAGCGATTCAGAGCAGAGGGAGGTTTCATGCTTGGGTCCTGATTGTCCTTTATTCTGCTTCAGTCTTAAATCTGGAACAGgcgtttttttttggggggtagcaTGATTTCTTTATTTCAGTATTGATGCACCTCTTTGTCTCTAAAAGGAATAATTTGGGATTTTTGGGAAATGTGCTTATTGTCTTTTGATCAAAGTTAGACACTCAATCTGTTAACATTagcaaatacaagaaaaatggCTAGTCTGACAAATTATTACCGTACCTTTTCATACCTGGGAGTCAAATCCTGCTGTTCTGCTACAAGTCTCTGCCGTCACAAAGATGCACATAAGATTTGAATGAGTTATGCACAAGGTGTCCGAAATTTCTGAAGTAGTAGACCGCTTGTGTTTTGTCCCCCgcccttttgtttttatttacttggTTTGGCTTTATTGgccatttttcatgatttggaTTAAATGTCCCTTTGGAAAGTTTACTCTaaagaaaagcaacatt is drawn from Oreochromis aureus strain Israel breed Guangdong linkage group 1, ZZ_aureus, whole genome shotgun sequence and contains these coding sequences:
- the tmem39a gene encoding transmembrane protein 39A; amino-acid sequence: MPGGRRGPSRQQLSRSALPSLQTLVGGNVGNGTGLRNRSSNTLGLSAPPISALITPEPVRHSRIPELPLDSSLLFEFLLFLYLLVALFVQYINIYRTVWWYPYSHPAASTSLNFHLMDYHLVIFITVMLARRLVWTIVSEVSQSSGGSLLRYVLLIAARLSLLTLCGWVLCWTLVNLCKNHSVLNLLFLGYPFGVYVPLCCFHQEGGKSQAAPADCDYTADHQQTDLTETPFFRPRDFLFLLRENLREQFSSPPHMPTHTCPPPTHSHTPELIRAEVEELKSDFNRRIKEVLFNSLFSAYYVAFLPLCFVKSTQYYDMRWSCEHLIMVWINAFVMLMSQLLPPSYCDLLHRSAAHLGRWQKLEHGSYSNAPQHMWSESTIWPQGVLVRHSRSLYKAVGPYNVALPSDVSHARFYFLFHKPLRILNLLIWIESSVVLYQLYSLLRSERWNHTLSLGLILFCNYYVLFKLLRDRIVLGKAYSYPLSSNSLGLKSQ